The Triticum aestivum cultivar Chinese Spring chromosome 5A, IWGSC CS RefSeq v2.1, whole genome shotgun sequence genomic sequence GTGCTCTTTGTTCTTCCTTTACTTGGTATTCCTTATCAATGCAGATTTTTGTATGATCACTGATCTTTTGTATTTTATTAGGTGCACTCTGTAGCATGGAACTGCATAGGCACAAAGCTTGCTTCAGGCTCTATAGATCATACTGCCCGTGTCTGGAGCATTGATCCCCATGGCCATGTAAATTCCTCTCCTTGTTTCCTAATTGCTACAAGAATAACCCTGCTTGTTACAGAGTTAGATAACCCTTTTTTGTTGTCAAGCACTCCAATTTTTCATACCTTTTCTTTTGTGAAATCTATGTAATTGGGAACCTCTTACATTTCATAGAATGCTAGTACCAAGTTATGATCTTAGCAACAATATATTGTAGCATGCACATTTGCTTTGGCATGCTCATGCTGGCCCTTAGTGTACCAAAGATGGGTCAGTATAATTGGATGATCGCAATCTACCAAGCTATCTATTATCTTGAAATTGCAGAAGTTTACCAGGCATTCTGTATTCCTGTTTGCAGGATTGTGTGCACAATAGGGGCACCTTAACGAGAACAGATTTTGTGCCAATAGTTGCCACTATGCTCATTATTCAAAATCCACTTTCTGAGTTTTAAATAATGTCAAATAATTCATTGGCGCAAATATTCTATGCCATGTGCGCAGTGGACCTGCCAAAATTCATCAGCAAATATGACTTATTGTGACATGTACAAAAGAGACAAATTAATGGCTATGTTACTTAAGGGTCTTCTCTTTTTAATCTAATTCGTAAATATTCATATTCTTGGACAAAATCCATGAATTATTTTTTTGGAAACTCGGAAAAGAGAAGAGAGGAATATGGGATGTAGTGGAACCTAGTTGCCAAATTCACTTTCCCCACCTTAACACATTTAAGGATTTCTGTTATGTCTGTTCGGTTCCTTAGTTACCTCTTGTAATCAAATTCGTTATTGTTTACAGTTTGTAGAACACTGTGGCCATAGTTTATTAACATGAGTCAGTGAGTAGTGAATTTTATTCTATACAGTGGTATTACTTGGAACAAGTTATGCATTTATCGATGAACTGTTAGCTACACTAAATTGGTTTACTTGCTTAAGAATGAACATTTAGCTCTTTTGTAGGAGGGTGTGCATATTAGATTATATTTTGTTTCATTGGAACTTCCAGACTGCAAACAATGCTGACACCACTTCTTATCATACACAGTCCAAGGTTAAAGACATTGAACTGAAAGGCCACTCAGATAGTGTAGATCAGTTATGCTgggatccaaagcatcctgacacaGTTGCCACTGCAGCTGCTGACAAGTCAATTCGCCTTTGGGATGCGCGAAGTAAGTAATACACTTCATCTTTGATGGTCAAGGTGCTAAAACTGTCAGTCAAGTTCGCATTGTTAATGACTTGGGACATTTACATTTCTGCCCTTAACTCTAACCCACTACTCAGATATACACCTAATTCTTGAGGCTGCTCAAATCTGCACCTTTTCCTTCAAGGCTCGTTATAGAAATACCCTTTCGTGCCATTTTCATCCTGTCAAAGGGGCTTGACCGTTTACACGACGTTTCCTGGTCGTTTTTGCCCCTCCTTACAAGCAGACGAGCTCTCTATGAATAAGTCACTTACAAGTGGTCCCATCccatgaaaaaggaaaaaaaagaggggaAATCCCCCTTAGTCTCCTCGGCCAGCCACCCGACCCCCTTCGTCCAGAGCCACCATGGCTCCTGCCGGCTCCAGTCGTGGTGGTCAGCTCCCGCGGTGCTGGTAGCAGCAGAGCGTGGCGCTCTGGTGTGCGTAGGCCGTCGACGGTTTGAGTTCGGGTCTCCGTCAAGGCCCtgccctcctctgcctcctcccaaGTACCCCNNNNNNNNNNNNNNNNNNNNNNNNNNNNNNNNNNNNNNNNNNNNNNNNNNNNNNNNNNNNNNNNNNNNNNNNNNNNNNNNNNNNNNNNNNNNNNNNNNNNNNNNNNNNNNNNNNNNNNNNNNNNNNNNNNNNNNNNNNNNNNNNNNNNNNNNNNNNNNNNNNNNNNNNNNNNNNNNNNNNNNNNNNNNNNNNNNNNNNNNNNNNNNNNNNNNNNNNNNNNNNNNNNNNNNNNNNNNNNNNNNNNNNNNNNNNNNNNNNNNNNNNNNNNNNNNNNNNNNNNNNNNNNNNNNNNNNNNNNNNNNNNNNNNNNNNNNNNNNNNNNNNNNNNNNNNNNNNNNNNNNNNNNNNNNNNNNNNNNNNNNNNNNNNNNNNNNNNNNNNNNNNNNNNNNNNNNNNNNNNNNNNNNNNNNNNNNNNNNNNNNNNNNNNNNNNNNNNNNNNNNNNNNNNNNNNNNNNNNNNNNNNNNNNNNNNNNNNNNNNNNNNNNNNNNNNNNNNNNNNNNNNNNNNNNNNNNNNNNNNNNNNNNNNNNNNNNNNNNNNNNNNNNNNNNNNNNNNNNNNNNNNNNNNNNNNNNNNNNNNNNNNNNNNNNNNNNNNNNNNNNNNNNNNNNNNNNNNNNNNNNNNNNNNNNNNNNNNNNNNNNNNNNNNNNNNNNNNNNNNNNNNNNNNNNNNNNNNNNNNNNNNNNNNNNNNNNNNNNNNNNNNNNNNNNNNNNNNNNNNNNNNNNNNNNNNNNNNNNNNNNNNNNNNNNNNNNNNNNNNNNNNNNNNNNNNNNNNNNNNNNNNNNNNNNNNNNNNNNNNNNNNNNNNNNNNNNNNNNNNNNNNNNNNNNNNNNNNNNNNNNNNNNNNNNNNNNNNNNNNNNNNNNNNNNNNNNNNNNNNNNNNNNNNNNNNNNNNNNNNNNNNNNNNNNNNNNNNNNNNNNNNCCTCAAACTCTTCCCTCTCCCACTCATGCCATCTATCGCTGACACATTGGCAAACAACGTCCAGAGCTTGCTGCTACCAGCGAAGTTTGTTGTTGTCTTGGCAAGAGTCGTTCCCAAACCCGGAGGCCGTGTCCATTAGCTTTGCCACACCTTGTAGAGCCTTCCCTCTAAAGGAATTTGATCGAGTTCATGTGAATCGATGACATGGCCGTCCACCGCACCATCGATCTTCTCCTTGGCTGAACCCCGGCGATTTCCCTCGGGTTCTTAAGCTCTGCGAAGACTTCCTGAGGCCGCTTTTGCCATCCCCTTTGAGCCTGGTGTCCTCAAGCATGCGAGTGATCTGGGCATCTGGCTATGGCCACCTCACGGTGTGTGGCCAGTTCGCGCAGCAGCCACGCCCAGCTGCTGGTCTGTGCTCCGGTCATGCCGTCGTCTGAGGTGTGGTGCTGCTGCGCCGCGCCGCACCGGAGGTGACGGGCGGTGTTGCTAGCCAGAGAGAGAGCGGCGCACCGGATGGTCNNNNNNNNNNNNNNNNNNNNNNNNNNNNNNNNNNNNNNNNNNNNNNNNNNNNNNNNNNNNNNNNNNNNNNNNNNNNNNNNNNNNNNNNNNNNNNNNNNNNNNNNNNNNNNNNNNNNNNNNNNNNNNNNNNNNNNNNNNNNNNNNNNNNNNNNNNNNNNNNNNNNNNNNNNNNNNNNNAGAGTTTTcacctttttttccttttcattcCTAGAGGGCCCTACCTGTAAGGAAACATCCTGTAGATGGTCAAACCCCCTTGACTGGTTGGAAACGGCACAGAACAGTGTTTCTACAAGGAGCCTTGACGGAAGAAAGGCAGATTTGAGCAGCCTCAAGAATTAGGGGCATATCTGATTATGGATTCGAGCAGAAACGTAAATGTCGTTAATGAATTTTGCGTATTTTGTTATGAATTTGGTGTTATCAGACGAGAGTTCTTATGTGGGAATTTGACGTGGAAGTTAGTATCATTGTACTCAGTATTCTGCGTAGAATGATACATTTTGTTTCAGTCTCTTCTTACCATGTTCTGTGATGGTGGTAGATAACCTTTTTGTCAGGTTATTTACTAATCCTTATTTATGTTTTTCTTTTCAGGTGGGAAATGCCAAGTTGTTGAACTCAGTGGAGAAAACATCAACATCACATACAAACATGATGGCACTCACATAGCTGTTGGAAATAAGGTTTACAATAACAGAACATGGGTACATTAGATTGTAATATATTTTTGATGCCTAGCTGTTTGTCTAGCATATTGATTTGAAGGAATGGGACATTCATTCATGttcaacattgtcttcatgacgCTTGCGTTTTTTCATTTCCTTTGGGTTTTTTCTGATAGTATATTGAATTACTGATAGCATATTGGTTTATTGCCCTTATTTCAAAATAGAAAAAATATCCTGATATGTTTGTGTTACGCATCATCATGGTGTGACCCAGCTAACAGAACCCTCGCTATCTGTTTAGCTTTGTTATTTTGCTGCACTCTTTTCCTTCAGTTTATACCTTGTGTGAGTTAGATCTTTTGTTGACCTAATTACTATGCAACAAATCAAATCATATCATGCATAGGAATATGTGGCCGTATTGTCATATATGTGTTTTTGAGAAAATGCTGCATCACCGTATCGTGTACCAGTATTCGTGCAATGTAGGTTGGTAATAATGCACCTGGAGATGTACGCATCTGGTTAGTATCTATCAATTAGATGGAAGTCTTGGCATTTTTCTTGCTAAGTTTCTTCAGTATGACAAATGATATGTAAAGTTCATGTAGTATCGAAATCAAACTCTTTTTGAGTGTCATGTAAGTTAGCATGTTTCCTGAAAATGTACATGGTATGCATTTACTTTACGAGTTACTAGTTCGTTCAGCTATGATAACAGCTGCTGCTAATGATCTGTAGGAGGATGAGCTAACCATAGTGGATGTTCGGAAGCTAAAACCCGTCCACAAACAGAAGTTCCCTTACGAGGTACTTACCAAATGAAGTTTGGACACTGGAAACACCCTTTAGCAGTTTTTCTCTATTCTAAATCCAGCTATGTTTTGGGGTACCCATGGCCCCGTGCATATCGACGTGATAAGAAATATAGTGAGCCACATGTTCATTTGTCTTGTCTTAGACCAAAAAGTTGTGCACTGATGTTTATTTTTCGGGGGGAGAACAGTAAGGATACGTACTGATACTCTGAATGCACAATGATATATGATACCAACCAGCTGAATCTAGATAATGCATTTACTGTACTACTGATGTTCACACCTTGCTAAACTTCATATTGTCAATTTCCTGCATTTCTTGTTTTTCGTGACTTGTGGCGTGTGTGTTTCTTGTTAAATGTCTGACATGAACTCTTGATTTGTCCCCCAGATTAATGAGATTGCATGGAATAAAACTGGAGATTTATTCTTCATAACTACTGGGCTTGGTAAGATGCTAAGATGTACTTTCCTCTTAATTATGAATATTTAAGCTCCTCAATTGTGAAAATGGAACAAGGAGCCTTGATGTTGTCAGACGTCAGGCGTCAGGATCACATAAGTTGATGTTAATGCTGCTGCCTGGTTTTGTTCTTTATGTAGGATTTGTTGAGGTGGTCAACTATCCTTCCCTTGATGTTGTCTGCAAATTAAATGCCCATACAGCAGGGTGCTATTGCATAGCAATGGATCCCCTTGATAGGTGAGAAAATTCTTTGTTCAGTTTGTTGTTTCAGTTATTTGCGCTGAACATGTTTTAAACATGGAACGGTAGGGGAGAACCCTAAGGATTATTTGAATTACAAATATATAGTATTTACTTATGGAGGACAAACCATATTTACTAGAAAATACACAAAAAGGCTCGAGCTTGCGATCCGTTTTTACTCGGGATCTAGTTGATTTGCTGTATTTTAGTTCCTTGCACTAGTTACTGGGTTGCTAGATATGCTATTTGAGTTAACACTAAAGCTATATTCTGACTTTTCGTAAGAGCTACTGAAATTGTATCCTAGCTTCATCTTTAGACAAAAATCGTATCCGAACTACCTGCAGTTGAGTAAATACCTATTACTTATAGGTAACTCCATAGGTGATTTATGAAGAGGATTTCTGAGGAACTGGTTTAGGGAAACACGCATGGGCTCAGGAAAGGGATCCCCCGAATAATGGATAGCCGTTTGTAAACCAGGTCGTAAACTTTATATATACTGGGAATATATCCCATGGCCTATGGTAACCATTGGTTTAGTGGAAGAATGAAAACCATGATTAGGATGTTGATCCTCTCCACACACTTCGGTCAATTACTAAAAAGAGAAGAAATGAATTATCATGTAATTTTGCAGAGAACTCATCGTATGCTCTCCTCACGGGTAACTTCCCCAGAATGTGTTGCTTCTCTCAAAAAGATGTTAATTAGGCACTTTTATTTGTCATAACTAGGCAAAGATATACTAACTGGCCACGGGGTAACCTGCTACACGTTCGCCCTTTCAGGGGTTTCATAGGTTATCTTCCCATATATATCTACAATGCCGAATTCAGAGTTTATGTTGAAAATGAAAATTCACCACATGGTCCAAATTCTTCTCCCCGCAACTATACAACGATCACCAAGCGTTTTTTGTATGTTTGTTTGAAACTGACTGtaaactttttttttgcgggaaggaACTGATTGTAAATTAAGAGCCTGAACAAACTAATCATGTGGAGAAGTAGCAAGTTGTGCTCCACAAGTACAAATTGTGTTAGTGTGTTATGTTTTGATGTCAACATCCAGGTAGAGTACAATTGTTTTGATGGTCACACTTACAGAATGTTTTGATGTCAGGTATTTTGCTGTTGGAAGTGCAGATTCACTTGTCAGTCTTTGGAATGTCAAAGAGCTGCTATGCATTAAAACCTTCACAAAACTTGAGTACGTCTTTATCTACTATATTGAACTTCTTTAGATTACTATCATAGAAATAGCTTCAAATGATTTTTGTTTGAATCAGCCTCAGTTAGGGCCAACAAGTTTTCCCTCAATGTAACAGCACATATTTGATACACCGTGGGCATGATGTTTACATTGAAATTAGTAAACAATTTGTGCATATCTATGTTATTTCTAGGGGTGCAAGCGGCATCCCGCTTCATCCGCAAAACTCATTGGTTAGTTCATAGTTTGCTCATCACTTGCCTAAAGTTAACACTATTTCTACTATAGTATTGTCTGCTAGCCCGCCCTGCTTGCATCTCCCATGGCCTTCCCACCAAAGCCCGACTGGCAACGGCAATGTAGACATTCAGGACGTTTGTAATCTTTTCAATTACTTTGATTTACTATTTTAATAATTTTATATTGGATAATATGACTACAAACAGCTCATAATGTTAATTATTAAGAAGAATAGGGTATGGGCTTGACTAATCTCATATCTCATACACTGACTTTTGCCTCCAAACATAATTAGAAAGAGTGATTGAACTAAATAATGGTTAGGTGAATTGTGATCATTGGAAAAAAACATTCAAAGGTTAATCTGAGTACGACCAGGGTAACCCTATGTGTACCAATTTCAGGTGGCCTGTCAGAACAGTTAGCTTCAATCACACTGGAGAATTTATTGCATATGCCAGTGAAGATCCTTTCATTGACATTGTAAGTGATCACGAATGTAGTGAAATTTCTTATCTATCCGAGACTAACTGTTTTGAAAGATTAATTATTTTACATTTTTTCGTTTCATCAGGCCAATATTCAGACTGGACGATCAATTCATCAGATTCCATGTAAAGCAGCTATGAATAGTGTTGAATGGAATCCTAAATACAACCTCCTGGCTTATGCAGGAGATGACAAGAATAAGTACCAGGCTGATGATGGTATGGTTATCGCAGTTACTCATTTTAGTGCTGTCGAATGAAATAAAACGCATAATTTTTCTTGAACCTCTTGCT encodes the following:
- the LOC123103455 gene encoding THO complex subunit 3 isoform X3 is translated as MEGREDDKKGGAAAPGSSAPGTRFKNLVSREYYSHKKKVHSVAWNCIGTKLASGSIDHTARVWSIDPHGHSKVKDIELKGHSDSVDQLCWDPKHPDTVATAAADKSIRLWDARSGKCQVVELSGENINITYKHDGTHIAVGNKEDELTIVDVRKLKPVHKQKFPYEINEIAWNKTGDLFFITTGLGFVEVVNYPSLDVVCKLNAHTAGCYCIAMDPLDRYFAVGSADSLVSLWNVKELLCIKTFTKLEWPVRTVSFNHTGEFIAYASEDPFIDIANIQTGRSIHQIPCKAAMNSVEWNPKYNLLAYAGDDKNKYQADDGVFRIFGFEST
- the LOC123103455 gene encoding THO complex subunit 3 isoform X1; this encodes MEGREDDKKGGAAAPGSSAPGTRFKNLVSREYYSHKKKVHSVAWNCIGTKLASGSIDHTARVWSIDPHGHSKVKDIELKGHSDSVDQLCWDPKHPDTVATAAADKSIRLWDARSGKCQVVELSGENINITYKHDGTHIAVGNKVYNNRTWEDELTIVDVRKLKPVHKQKFPYEINEIAWNKTGDLFFITTGLGFVEVVNYPSLDVVCKLNAHTAGCYCIAMDPLDRYFAVGSADSLVSLWNVKELLCIKTFTKLEWPVRTVSFNHTGEFIAYASEDPFIDIANIQTGRSIHQIPCKAAMNSVEWNPKYNLLAYAGDDKNKYQADDGVFRIFGFEST
- the LOC123103455 gene encoding THO complex subunit 3 isoform X2 yields the protein MEGREDDKKGGAAAPGSSAPGTRFKNLVSREYYSHKKKVHSVAWNCIGTKLASGSIDHTARVWSIDPHGHSKVKDIELKGHSDSVDQLCWDPKHPDTVATAAADKSIRLWDARSGKCQVVELSGENINITYKHDGTHIAVGNKEDELTIVDVRKLKPVHKQKFPYEINEIAWNKTGDLFFITTGLGFVEVVNYPSLDVVCKLNAHTAGCYCIAMDPLDRYFAVGSADSLVSLWNVKELLCIKTFTKLEWPVRTVSFNHTGEFIAYASEDPFIDIANIQTGRSIHQIPCKAAMNSVEWNPKYNLLAYAGDDKNKYQADDGMVIAVTHFSAVE